The Halococcus saccharolyticus DSM 5350 genome window below encodes:
- a CDS encoding DUF4385 domain-containing protein produces the protein MTDDPEYDLDFRAHPEKYEIGRGEEGVFKIEPYKSELLPLWGYTDRETADESGEAIYERYLEYRAAGEFPGMDMARKYLQMGYTRSMRYARYPGGQKYADGEEREPEHWADHDKREAALVYEVWWNRVENDDEYQRLEAQHRERD, from the coding sequence GTGACCGACGATCCCGAATACGACCTCGATTTTCGCGCTCACCCTGAAAAATACGAGATCGGTCGGGGTGAGGAAGGAGTGTTCAAGATCGAACCCTACAAGAGCGAACTCCTCCCGTTGTGGGGGTACACGGACCGCGAGACCGCGGACGAGTCGGGCGAGGCCATCTACGAGCGGTATCTGGAATACCGGGCGGCTGGCGAGTTCCCGGGGATGGACATGGCGCGGAAGTACCTCCAGATGGGCTACACCCGATCGATGCGCTACGCTCGGTATCCCGGCGGCCAGAAGTACGCTGACGGCGAGGAACGCGAGCCCGAACACTGGGCCGACCACGACAAGCGCGAGGCCGCGCTCGTCTACGAGGTCTGGTGGAACCGAGTCGAGAACGACGACGAGTACCAACGGCTGGAGGCACAGCATCGAGAACGCGACTGA
- a CDS encoding cytochrome b has protein sequence MTRDNATDTDESNGTDTGEGVAADGTGIVAPDDETPTWSERKERTQGLSRLTYEYFERSRREDQDLRTESSYVERDVLAFPTWPHEMVRNLALTSFFVGLIIFLAATLPPHLGAPANPSQTPAIILPDWYLYWSFGLLKLGPLNPDLAVLGGSKLLQDSTYGVLANLVVVGFIAIVPFLNKGSARRPVEQPFWSAVGVFGVVFAAMISTLAIKNLVPAWIDTKLLFDLTFLLPFVAGFITYGILRAMREGYMFDLNRRYYRLRPPR, from the coding sequence ATGACCCGAGACAACGCCACCGACACGGACGAATCGAACGGGACCGACACGGGCGAGGGCGTCGCCGCCGACGGTACCGGCATCGTCGCGCCCGACGACGAGACCCCGACGTGGAGCGAGCGCAAGGAGCGTACCCAGGGGCTCTCACGGCTGACCTACGAGTACTTCGAACGGTCGCGCCGCGAGGACCAGGACCTCCGTACGGAGTCGAGCTACGTCGAGCGCGACGTGCTCGCGTTCCCGACGTGGCCCCACGAGATGGTCCGCAACCTCGCGCTGACGAGTTTCTTCGTCGGTCTGATCATCTTCCTCGCGGCGACGCTGCCGCCACACCTCGGCGCGCCCGCGAACCCGAGCCAGACGCCCGCGATCATCCTGCCGGACTGGTATCTCTACTGGTCGTTCGGCCTGCTGAAACTCGGGCCGTTGAACCCCGACCTCGCCGTCCTCGGTGGGAGTAAGCTCCTCCAGGACTCCACGTACGGCGTGCTCGCCAACCTCGTGGTGGTCGGGTTCATCGCGATCGTTCCCTTCCTCAACAAGGGGAGCGCGCGCCGGCCGGTCGAACAGCCGTTCTGGTCGGCCGTCGGCGTGTTCGGCGTGGTGTTCGCTGCGATGATCAGCACGCTGGCGATCAAGAACCTCGTGCCGGCGTGGATCGACACCAAGCTCCTGTTCGATCTGACCTTCCTCCTGCCGTTCGTGGCGGGGTTCATCACCTACGGCATCCTCCGGGCGATGCGTGAGGGGTACATGTTCGACCTGAACCGGCGGTACTACCGGCTCCGGCCGCCGCGGTAG
- the mvaD gene encoding phosphomevalonate decarboxylase MvaD: MKATARAHPIQGLVKYHGMVDQELRLPYHDSISVCTAPSNTTTTVEFDESLDEDRYVVDGETVEGRGRERIESVVSRVRELADVEAPVRFESESDFPTNVGFGSSSSGFAAAAMALTTAAGLDLTLPEVSTVARRGSASSARAVTGGFSDLHTGRNDIDCRSERIESDLEDDLRIVAALVPAYKETEEAHREAAESHMFEARLAHVHGQLAEMRDALRESDFDRTFELAEHDSLSLAATTMTGPAGWVYWRPATLEIFAAVRDLRESGVPVYFSTDTGASVYVNTTAEYVERVEKRVADCGVDTRVWEVGGPARILDESEALF; the protein is encoded by the coding sequence ATGAAAGCCACCGCGCGCGCCCACCCGATTCAGGGACTCGTCAAGTACCACGGGATGGTCGACCAAGAGCTACGACTGCCGTACCACGACTCGATCAGCGTCTGCACCGCCCCGAGCAACACTACCACCACCGTCGAGTTCGACGAGTCGCTCGACGAGGATCGGTACGTCGTCGACGGCGAGACCGTGGAGGGACGGGGCCGCGAGCGCATCGAGAGCGTCGTCTCGCGCGTGCGTGAACTCGCAGATGTCGAAGCCCCCGTGCGCTTCGAGAGTGAGAGTGATTTCCCGACGAACGTGGGCTTTGGCTCGTCGTCGTCGGGCTTCGCGGCGGCGGCGATGGCCCTGACGACGGCGGCGGGCCTCGATCTCACCCTGCCCGAAGTTTCGACGGTCGCGCGGCGCGGGTCGGCGTCGTCGGCGCGAGCGGTCACGGGCGGGTTCTCGGATCTGCATACGGGACGCAACGACATCGACTGTCGATCCGAGCGGATCGAGAGCGACCTCGAAGACGATCTCCGTATCGTGGCGGCGCTCGTGCCCGCGTACAAGGAGACCGAAGAAGCCCACCGTGAGGCCGCCGAGAGCCACATGTTCGAGGCACGGCTCGCCCACGTCCACGGCCAACTCGCGGAGATGCGCGACGCGCTCCGTGAGAGCGATTTCGACCGCACCTTCGAACTCGCCGAACACGACTCGCTCTCGCTCGCCGCGACCACAATGACCGGCCCCGCGGGCTGGGTCTACTGGCGGCCTGCAACCCTCGAAATCTTCGCCGCGGTCCGCGACCTCCGGGAATCGGGTGTTCCAGTCTACTTCTCGACCGACACGGGCGCGAGCGTCTACGTCAACACCACCGCCGAGTACGTCGAGCGCGTCGAGAAGCGTGTGGCCGACTGCGGCGTCGACACCCGCGTCTGGGAAGTCGGTGGCCCTGCACGCATCCTCGACGAGTCCGAAGCGCTGTTCTGA
- a CDS encoding DJ-1/PfpI family protein produces MTSANPIESAAIVLYEGFDELDAIGPYEVFQNAAEAGADLDVALCTLEPADRVTASHGLVIEPDAAFDDLAADPDLVVVPGGGWNDGAEHGARAEVERGGLPDAIAERYRNGAAVASVCTGGMILAAAGVLDGRPATTHHGAIDDLYETAAEVIDARVVDDDDVLTAGGVTSGIDLALWLVERDLGTDTADTVAREMEYERRGEVYRAD; encoded by the coding sequence ATGACCTCCGCGAACCCGATCGAATCGGCCGCAATCGTGCTCTACGAGGGGTTCGACGAACTCGACGCGATCGGCCCGTACGAGGTGTTCCAAAACGCCGCCGAAGCAGGGGCCGATCTCGACGTTGCACTCTGCACGCTCGAACCCGCAGACAGGGTGACGGCGAGTCACGGTCTCGTCATCGAACCCGACGCTGCGTTCGACGATCTCGCCGCCGACCCCGATCTCGTCGTGGTTCCCGGTGGCGGGTGGAACGATGGAGCCGAGCACGGCGCGCGGGCCGAAGTCGAACGTGGTGGGCTTCCGGACGCGATCGCGGAACGATATCGCAACGGCGCGGCTGTCGCGTCGGTCTGCACCGGCGGGATGATCCTCGCTGCGGCCGGTGTCCTCGACGGCCGGCCAGCGACCACCCACCACGGGGCGATCGACGATCTCTACGAGACGGCGGCAGAAGTGATCGATGCGAGGGTCGTCGACGATGACGACGTGCTCACCGCCGGTGGCGTCACCTCAGGGATCGATCTCGCGCTGTGGCTCGTCGAACGGGATCTGGGTACTGACACCGCCGATACGGTCGCCCGCGAGATGGAGTACGAACGCCGCGGTGAGGTGTATCGAGCCGACTAA
- the nth gene encoding endonuclease III yields MGTPLDSREAQAAEVIDRLATEYPDTTISLDFSTRFELLVAVILSAQCTDERVNETTADLFETYSSPEAFANAPQEELAEALNSITYYNNKASYIRESAQIVVDEHDGEVPDTMTELTDLPGVGRKTANVVLQHGHDVVEGIVVDTHVQRITRRLGLTDEKRPEKIETDLMAFVPEDRWQAFTHLFISHGRATCTARNPDCADCTLEDICPSSKADSAVDLASGEAW; encoded by the coding sequence ATGGGAACCCCGCTCGATTCGCGTGAGGCACAGGCCGCCGAGGTCATCGACCGCCTCGCAACCGAGTACCCCGACACGACGATTTCGCTTGACTTCTCCACCCGGTTCGAACTCCTCGTTGCGGTGATCCTCTCGGCACAGTGTACCGACGAGCGGGTGAACGAGACGACTGCCGACCTGTTCGAAACCTATTCATCGCCGGAAGCGTTCGCGAACGCACCCCAGGAAGAACTCGCCGAAGCCCTGAACTCGATTACCTACTACAACAACAAAGCGAGCTACATCCGCGAATCAGCCCAGATCGTTGTCGACGAGCACGATGGCGAAGTTCCGGACACGATGACCGAACTCACCGACCTCCCCGGTGTGGGGCGAAAGACCGCGAACGTCGTGCTCCAGCACGGTCACGATGTCGTCGAAGGAATCGTCGTCGACACCCACGTCCAGCGGATCACCCGGCGGCTCGGGCTCACCGACGAGAAACGTCCCGAGAAGATCGAGACCGATCTGATGGCGTTCGTGCCCGAGGATCGCTGGCAGGCGTTCACGCACCTGTTCATCAGTCACGGTCGGGCGACCTGCACCGCGCGAAACCCCGACTGTGCCGACTGCACGCTCGAAGACATCTGTCCGTCATCGAAAGCCGATTCGGCCGTCGATCTCGCCAGCGGCGAGGCGTGGTGA
- a CDS encoding cysteine hydrolase family protein, with protein sequence MEFDPDRTAVVVVDMQNGFCHPEGSLYAPGSEEVVDPIADLLDDARDAGASVIFTRDVHPPEQFEDTHYYDEFDRWGEHVVEGSWETEIADGLDVSPGDHVVEKHTYDAFYETELEGWLDAHGIDDLVICGTLANVCVLHTAGSAGLRDFRPVLVDDAIGYIEEDHHEYALDHADWLFGEVTERTDITFG encoded by the coding sequence ATGGAGTTCGATCCCGACCGAACCGCCGTCGTAGTGGTCGACATGCAAAACGGGTTTTGTCATCCCGAGGGCAGCCTCTACGCTCCGGGGAGCGAGGAGGTCGTCGATCCGATCGCGGACCTGCTCGACGACGCCCGCGACGCCGGCGCGAGTGTCATCTTCACGCGGGACGTCCACCCGCCCGAGCAGTTCGAGGACACCCACTACTACGACGAGTTCGACCGCTGGGGCGAGCACGTCGTCGAGGGGTCGTGGGAGACCGAGATCGCCGATGGGCTCGACGTTTCCCCCGGGGATCACGTGGTCGAGAAACACACCTACGACGCCTTCTACGAGACCGAGCTGGAGGGGTGGCTCGACGCCCACGGGATCGACGATCTCGTGATCTGTGGGACGCTCGCCAACGTCTGCGTACTTCACACAGCCGGCAGCGCCGGCCTTCGGGATTTCCGTCCGGTGCTCGTCGACGATGCGATCGGGTATATCGAGGAGGATCACCACGAGTACGCGCTCGATCACGCCGACTGGCTGTTCGGCGAGGTCACGGAGCGCACCGACATCACGTTCGGATAG
- a CDS encoding cytochrome b, with protein sequence MSLERSDDHDHEGWMERKDLTPIESTYLTVLLWLDKRLRLVDYLEVLENLYYKVNLQMPKSHTEQYNLDNKFWYWYPLYALGSFSTIAYVVAAISGALLGFYYSPAAASGACTIDGASVAYCSLTAIMTDINFGFMLRSIHRWAAQVMTAAVFLHMLRVYFTGAYKEPRELNWILGIVLISLTMVFGYTGYLLTWDQLAYWAGQIGVEMSLSIPLIGEWVAQLIFGGFSLGQATLMRMYILHVFFLPFVVTALIAVHIGIVWMQGIAEPH encoded by the coding sequence ATGAGTCTCGAACGTAGCGACGACCACGATCACGAAGGGTGGATGGAGCGAAAGGATCTCACGCCGATCGAGTCGACGTATCTCACCGTTCTGCTCTGGCTCGACAAGCGGTTGCGGCTGGTCGACTACCTCGAAGTCCTGGAGAACCTCTACTACAAGGTCAACCTCCAGATGCCGAAAAGCCACACCGAGCAGTACAACCTCGACAACAAGTTCTGGTACTGGTATCCGCTCTACGCGCTCGGGAGTTTCTCGACGATCGCGTACGTCGTCGCCGCCATCTCGGGCGCGCTGCTCGGCTTCTATTACTCGCCGGCAGCGGCGTCGGGGGCCTGTACCATCGACGGCGCATCGGTGGCGTACTGTTCGCTCACCGCGATCATGACCGACATCAACTTCGGGTTCATGCTCCGGTCGATTCACCGGTGGGCGGCGCAGGTGATGACCGCCGCCGTGTTCCTCCACATGCTCCGGGTCTACTTCACCGGCGCGTACAAGGAGCCCCGCGAGCTCAACTGGATCCTCGGCATCGTGCTCATCTCGCTCACGATGGTGTTCGGCTACACCGGCTACCTGCTGACCTGGGACCAGCTCGCGTACTGGGCGGGCCAGATCGGCGTCGAGATGAGCCTCTCGATCCCGCTGATCGGCGAGTGGGTCGCTCAGCTCATCTTCGGCGGGTTCTCGCTCGGTCAGGCAACCCTGATGCGGATGTATATCCTCCACGTGTTCTTCCTGCCGTTCGTGGTGACGGCGCTCATTGCCGTGCACATCGGCATCGTCTGGATGCAGGGCATCGCGGAACCCCACTAA
- a CDS encoding plastocyanin/azurin family copper-binding protein, with product MNRRDFLLATSVAAGGTAASGAAAAQQGNASGGSNETGGGNATGGNQSAGGNQSSGNATGGNATGGNQSAGGGGGGGGTTTTVQVGTGSGTSFGPEEVTIAPGGTVVWEWTGEGGAHNVVAEDESFNSGSPEEGSGITFQHTFQETGEFPYYCAPHEAVGMVGTVIVQEGGASSGGGGGEEEVDPEEMGVAFQAHFVGIATLLMMVMSLIYTFFAVKYGESPNANGGNN from the coding sequence ATGAACAGGCGGGATTTTCTGCTGGCGACAAGTGTCGCGGCCGGCGGCACAGCCGCCAGCGGGGCGGCCGCCGCACAGCAGGGCAACGCCTCCGGTGGCAGCAACGAAACCGGGGGCGGCAACGCCACTGGCGGCAATCAAAGCGCCGGTGGGAATCAGAGCAGCGGTAACGCGACCGGTGGCAACGCAACCGGTGGAAACCAGAGCGCGGGCGGTGGCGGTGGTGGTGGCGGCACGACGACGACAGTACAGGTCGGTACCGGCTCGGGAACCTCCTTCGGTCCCGAGGAAGTCACCATCGCACCCGGTGGCACCGTCGTCTGGGAGTGGACCGGCGAGGGCGGCGCACACAACGTCGTCGCCGAGGACGAATCGTTCAACAGCGGGAGCCCGGAGGAAGGCAGCGGCATTACCTTCCAGCACACCTTTCAGGAAACCGGTGAGTTCCCTTATTACTGTGCACCCCACGAGGCCGTTGGGATGGTTGGCACCGTCATCGTGCAGGAAGGTGGCGCGAGCAGTGGCGGCGGTGGCGGCGAGGAGGAAGTCGATCCTGAGGAGATGGGCGTGGCGTTTCAAGCACACTTCGTCGGGATTGCCACTCTCCTGATGATGGTGATGTCGTTGATCTACACGTTCTTCGCCGTGAAATACGGTGAATCGCCGAACGCGAATGGAGGGAACAACTGA
- a CDS encoding DUF7319 domain-containing protein: MADPRSSSSSDDGTADASDRPADRAEASDDETAELRRQVEETYDFEEFGPRDMAEMSPEEWDAAFDEEAWITGTELLDRVESDLLSRVADREVFARIERVDDGLLAYSDEGYAHVAPDGSVEGRGTVLRDVKPTVALCSMDDYDVPKPPDGDPLPDPATVPEGGGELGNWMLQTVAAAQLLVGLGLIGAYLVLSSVSTIAAPVLGLLFVVFSLLLFLQVANARLSDKFRAEEYRDRLRAVGVGSGERPDVLPEKYRDADGGQPAGAIADTEADEERSQGADGRDAEDSRPSA, translated from the coding sequence ATGGCCGATCCTCGATCCTCGTCGTCGAGCGACGACGGGACCGCGGATGCGAGCGACCGCCCGGCGGACCGAGCCGAGGCTTCGGACGACGAGACGGCCGAACTCCGCCGACAGGTCGAGGAAACCTACGACTTCGAGGAGTTCGGGCCGCGGGACATGGCCGAGATGAGTCCCGAGGAGTGGGACGCCGCCTTCGACGAAGAGGCATGGATCACGGGCACGGAGCTCCTCGATCGCGTCGAGTCCGATCTGCTGAGTCGGGTTGCCGACCGGGAAGTGTTCGCCCGGATCGAGCGCGTCGACGATGGATTGCTCGCATACTCCGACGAGGGGTACGCCCACGTCGCGCCCGACGGCAGCGTCGAGGGCCGGGGAACCGTGCTGCGTGACGTCAAACCCACGGTCGCGCTCTGCTCGATGGACGACTACGACGTACCGAAGCCGCCCGACGGCGACCCGCTTCCCGATCCCGCGACGGTGCCGGAGGGGGGCGGCGAACTCGGTAACTGGATGCTACAAACCGTGGCCGCCGCCCAGCTCCTCGTCGGTCTCGGGTTGATCGGGGCGTATCTCGTGCTCTCGAGTGTCAGTACGATCGCCGCGCCCGTGCTCGGCCTGCTGTTCGTGGTGTTTTCGCTGCTGCTCTTCCTCCAAGTAGCGAACGCCCGGCTCTCGGACAAGTTCCGGGCGGAGGAGTACCGCGACCGGCTGCGTGCGGTCGGCGTCGGCTCGGGCGAGCGTCCCGATGTCCTGCCGGAGAAATACCGTGACGCTGACGGCGGACAGCCGGCCGGTGCGATCGCCGACACCGAGGCCGACGAGGAACGTTCACAGGGGGCCGACGGACGCGACGCCGAGGACTCCCGCCCGTCGGCATAG
- a CDS encoding DUF7315 family membrane protein, producing the protein MGSDTGSGSEADGSDGGNRGREIVVPLRTYKAVTVFSTLVAIVCVLLGFAFLDAATAEAGPLPVLFDLLPSVGLPVGSDVVSLVLVLIGLALIGLGAGVYVLGTRFRTTGMRNAQDDSDEPSGNE; encoded by the coding sequence GTGGGTTCAGACACCGGTTCCGGTTCCGAGGCCGACGGCAGCGACGGCGGGAACAGGGGCCGCGAGATCGTCGTCCCGCTGCGGACCTACAAGGCGGTCACGGTGTTCTCGACGCTGGTCGCAATCGTCTGCGTGCTGCTCGGGTTCGCCTTTCTCGACGCTGCCACTGCCGAGGCTGGCCCACTGCCGGTGTTGTTCGATCTGCTGCCATCGGTCGGACTCCCGGTCGGCTCGGACGTGGTCTCGCTCGTGCTCGTTCTGATCGGACTCGCACTCATCGGGCTCGGTGCCGGGGTGTACGTGCTCGGGACCCGCTTTCGCACCACGGGGATGCGGAACGCTCAAGACGACAGCGACGAACCCTCAGGCAATGAGTGA
- a CDS encoding 2-oxoacid:ferredoxin oxidoreductase subunit beta has product MSSDVRFTDFKSDKQPTWCPGCGDFGTMNGMMKALANTGNDPDNTFVVAGIGCSGKIGTYMHSYALHGVHGRALPVGIGVKSANPDLEVMVSGGDGDGYSIGAGHFVHAVRRNMDMTYVVMDNRIYGLTKGQASPTSREDFETATTPDGPKQAPVNPLALALAADGSFIAQSFSSDAQRHTEIVQQAVEHDGFGFVNVYSPCVTFNDVDTYDYFRDTIVDLDEEDHDPTDRDAAEAKIMDDDTEYQGVIYQDEESVPYNERHGLDENMADIPDGAPEDATDLVREFY; this is encoded by the coding sequence ATGAGTTCAGACGTCAGATTCACCGACTTCAAGTCCGACAAGCAGCCCACGTGGTGTCCCGGCTGCGGCGACTTCGGGACGATGAACGGGATGATGAAGGCGCTCGCCAACACCGGCAACGATCCCGACAACACGTTCGTGGTGGCGGGTATCGGCTGCTCGGGCAAGATCGGCACGTACATGCACAGCTACGCGCTCCACGGCGTCCACGGCCGTGCACTCCCGGTTGGCATCGGTGTCAAGAGCGCGAACCCCGACCTCGAAGTGATGGTCTCGGGCGGCGACGGCGACGGCTACTCCATCGGCGCGGGCCACTTCGTCCACGCGGTCCGGCGGAACATGGACATGACCTACGTCGTGATGGACAACCGCATCTACGGCCTCACGAAGGGGCAGGCCTCGCCGACATCGCGCGAGGACTTCGAGACGGCGACGACGCCCGACGGGCCGAAACAGGCACCGGTCAACCCGCTCGCACTCGCGCTCGCCGCCGACGGCAGCTTCATCGCCCAGTCGTTCTCGTCGGACGCCCAGCGCCACACCGAGATCGTCCAGCAGGCGGTCGAACACGACGGGTTCGGGTTCGTGAACGTCTACAGCCCGTGCGTGACGTTCAACGACGTCGACACCTACGACTACTTCCGGGATACGATCGTCGACCTCGACGAGGAAGACCACGACCCGACCGATCGCGACGCCGCCGAAGCGAAGATCATGGACGACGACACCGAGTATCAGGGCGTCATCTATCAGGACGAGGAGTCCGTGCCGTACAACGAGCGCCACGGGCTCGACGAGAACATGGCCGACATTCCGGACGGCGCACCCGAGGACGCGACCGACCTCGTCCGCGAGTTCTACTAA
- a CDS encoding DUF7321 family protein, with amino-acid sequence MFGLADATVATIVAVLVTASFPCFLYGAWIMIDTEKVTWGVLTYHLKFIVTGLALTTIPLLVWMLPRLFQQLGGASALHAILGLQAYAMLAFGFTGIVRIFRAKREHNLYHDYNEDVLLDEIGSDRMDHWRSRLRIGVFGYVIFWLLAYIVGMARYALRYLF; translated from the coding sequence ATGTTCGGGCTGGCCGACGCGACGGTGGCGACGATCGTCGCGGTGCTGGTCACGGCGAGCTTTCCCTGCTTTCTCTACGGTGCGTGGATCATGATCGACACCGAGAAGGTGACGTGGGGCGTGCTGACCTACCATCTCAAGTTCATCGTCACCGGCCTCGCGCTCACGACGATCCCCCTGCTGGTGTGGATGTTGCCCCGTCTGTTCCAGCAGTTGGGTGGTGCGTCGGCGCTCCACGCCATCTTGGGATTACAGGCGTACGCAATGCTCGCGTTTGGCTTCACGGGGATCGTCAGGATATTTCGCGCGAAGCGCGAGCACAACCTCTATCACGACTACAACGAGGACGTGCTGCTCGACGAAATCGGCTCCGATCGGATGGATCACTGGCGGAGCCGGCTCCGGATCGGCGTGTTCGGCTACGTGATCTTCTGGCTGCTGGCGTACATCGTGGGGATGGCCAGGTACGCGCTCCGCTATCTGTTCTGA
- a CDS encoding DUF7318 family protein gives MSSSGSTYGDIHRYEPARESTAAAIAIVLLTVVEVVFVGLFAYGLVSGWGTDELGNMYLGAALAIVFVDLAFILSLYRKEFLPDVMIVKKRRRKWEDLYIREEQQTGTSATDGAWDSVKRAVYPYYKR, from the coding sequence ATGAGTTCCTCCGGGAGCACGTACGGCGACATCCACCGGTACGAGCCGGCCCGCGAGAGTACCGCGGCCGCGATCGCGATCGTCCTCCTGACGGTGGTCGAGGTGGTGTTCGTTGGACTGTTCGCCTACGGCCTCGTCAGTGGATGGGGGACCGACGAACTCGGCAACATGTATCTCGGCGCGGCGCTCGCGATCGTGTTCGTGGATCTCGCCTTCATTCTCTCGCTCTACCGCAAGGAGTTCCTGCCGGACGTGATGATCGTCAAAAAACGCCGCCGGAAGTGGGAGGACCTCTACATTCGCGAGGAACAGCAGACGGGGACGAGCGCCACCGACGGCGCGTGGGACTCCGTGAAACGTGCAGTCTACCCCTACTACAAGCGATAA
- a CDS encoding PaaI family thioesterase, with the protein MIDETDDAAAFLQAYIDDHGYLSWLGTQVESMEHDRLVMTIPFDEKLTNTRPNGDDDATSDIHGGIAATLIDTAGGIALRPALDDPMSDGVATINLNVNYLRPAGGDLIATADVIRAGSTVGVSTVTVESEAPDGEMKPVATGQGAYRLFRG; encoded by the coding sequence ATGATCGACGAGACGGACGACGCGGCCGCCTTCCTGCAGGCGTACATCGACGACCACGGCTACCTGTCGTGGCTCGGGACACAGGTCGAATCGATGGAACACGATCGGCTCGTGATGACGATCCCCTTCGACGAGAAGCTCACGAACACGCGACCGAACGGCGACGACGACGCGACTTCGGACATCCACGGCGGGATCGCTGCGACGCTGATCGACACTGCCGGTGGGATCGCGCTCCGGCCCGCTCTCGACGACCCGATGAGCGACGGTGTCGCGACCATCAACCTCAACGTGAACTACCTCCGACCGGCCGGCGGCGATCTCATCGCGACTGCCGACGTGATCCGTGCGGGATCGACCGTCGGTGTTTCAACGGTGACGGTCGAGAGCGAGGCTCCCGACGGTGAGATGAAGCCGGTCGCCACGGGGCAGGGTGCCTATCGGCTGTTCCGGGGCTGA
- a CDS encoding DUF7314 family protein → MSDEFAKGLAMLTGGLLGWMVLSGWYTTESFESTNQLIAEPPSGLELFGTLSLTLREALFWFAIVGALVFWVLIPAGRQARIAWNERQSS, encoded by the coding sequence ATGAGTGACGAATTCGCCAAGGGGCTGGCGATGCTCACCGGCGGGCTGCTCGGCTGGATGGTGCTCTCGGGCTGGTACACCACCGAGAGCTTCGAGTCGACGAACCAGCTCATCGCCGAGCCACCGTCCGGCCTCGAGCTGTTCGGGACGCTTTCGCTCACCCTGCGGGAAGCCCTGTTCTGGTTCGCCATCGTCGGCGCGCTCGTCTTCTGGGTCCTCATCCCAGCGGGCCGCCAAGCGCGCATCGCGTGGAACGAACGCCAGTCGAGCTAA